In one window of Psychrobacter sp. P2G3 DNA:
- a CDS encoding methyltransferase domain-containing protein, whose amino-acid sequence MEMLATPYNFSARKQTIARHFSNASDYDQHANIQQQVCQYLLASIAHNRQDSVLEIGAGTGQMTRLLAACIQSQHWLINELCAEQATTLQSILPTAKIAIGDAETMDFERLHSLIISANAIQWFDNPLSFVVQSALCLQAKGQLLFNTFTSNNFLQVKALTGQGLHYPDIDEWRFALADAGFEKIQLSTQRFDLPFANPYAVLKHMKLTGVSTNLTQTQSTNSQPFIWTKARLKQFELDYWQHFSAQDEDGQAYVNLTYEVLTVNAFKP is encoded by the coding sequence ATGGAAATGCTCGCCACACCTTATAACTTCAGCGCCAGAAAACAGACCATCGCTCGTCATTTTTCTAATGCCAGCGACTATGATCAACATGCCAATATTCAGCAGCAAGTCTGTCAGTATTTATTGGCCAGTATTGCTCATAACAGACAAGATAGTGTGTTAGAAATTGGTGCAGGCACCGGTCAAATGACACGCCTACTAGCGGCATGTATTCAAAGTCAGCATTGGCTTATCAATGAGTTGTGCGCGGAACAAGCTACTACATTGCAATCAATTTTACCAACCGCCAAAATAGCGATTGGTGATGCTGAGACGATGGATTTCGAGAGACTACATAGCTTGATCATTAGTGCCAATGCGATACAGTGGTTTGATAACCCTTTAAGTTTTGTAGTGCAATCAGCATTGTGCTTACAAGCTAAAGGTCAATTGTTATTTAATACCTTTACTTCAAATAACTTTCTCCAAGTTAAAGCATTAACTGGTCAAGGACTACACTATCCAGATATTGATGAATGGCGATTTGCACTGGCTGATGCCGGCTTTGAGAAAATTCAGCTATCGACTCAGCGCTTTGATTTACCGTTTGCTAATCCCTACGCTGTATTGAAACATATGAAACTGACAGGAGTGTCGACCAATCTAACGCAGACCCAATCTACTAACTCCCAACCTTTTATATGGACAAAAGCACGTTTAAAACAATTTGAGCTGGATTATTGGCAGCATTTTTCAGCACAAGATGAAGATGGTCAGGCTTATGTTAATTTGACTTATGAGGTACTGACAGTGAATGCTTTTAAACCATAA